In Jejubacter calystegiae, the following are encoded in one genomic region:
- a CDS encoding sulfatase-like hydrolase/transferase, translating to MVPGASVTLYGSAFSFLAVPAHFFSLYLILFLICTPLLWVNKYVRYSLLAILFGFAQIALYVDTIVFEQYRFHINESVLMMVLFGQVVDFSFATYLLMGAIIIGVFAAEYLAAWKIDRKPTQRIRQGAAKSRTLLTTSLFLVGALLVSNIGYMIAFYYAWSPVMVVKEYLPLYYPLTSKKIMGFFDKNGQRRNLLANHNDRQHIRYPLRELVINPQNKKPANIMFIVVDSWRFDTFNEAVSPNTWNFVKQHNGVAFNNHYSTGNATRTGIFGLFYGIPGTWWQPFLNNSIPSLFVTTMQKEDYNIGIFTSAKVTFPEFDRTAFATIKNLRINSEGKSTPERDARLTEDWREWYQKRDASRPTFSFLFYDSAHAYDFPKDEPLKFGPVSDLNYMTLKNDTDPTPLFNRYKQSVYYIDRLLQQVYDQLAASGDLDDTLIILTGDHAQEMNDNKMGFWGHNGNFTDAQTKVPFIIVGAKNDRWLRENAGKLTSHEDVVPSLMKHYLHVDNDTRDYATGYDLFSQMPDRKWLLMSSYSAYAIRTPENIYTVNGVGMSHYLDSHNRQVSGQPDYSYVYEAMNEMKYFVDQGDKKAQ from the coding sequence ATGGTACCTGGCGCGTCTGTTACCCTTTACGGCAGCGCCTTCTCCTTTTTGGCTGTACCGGCCCACTTCTTCTCGCTGTATCTGATTCTGTTTTTAATCTGTACACCGCTACTGTGGGTGAATAAATATGTCAGATACTCGTTGCTGGCCATCCTGTTCGGCTTTGCGCAAATCGCGCTTTATGTCGATACCATCGTCTTCGAACAGTACCGTTTCCATATCAATGAATCGGTGCTGATGATGGTGCTGTTTGGCCAGGTGGTGGATTTCTCGTTTGCCACATACCTGCTAATGGGCGCGATTATTATCGGGGTATTCGCGGCCGAATACCTGGCTGCGTGGAAAATTGACCGCAAACCGACGCAACGGATACGGCAGGGTGCCGCAAAATCCCGCACGCTGTTAACCACATCGCTATTCCTGGTGGGCGCACTGCTGGTCAGTAATATCGGCTATATGATCGCATTCTACTACGCCTGGTCCCCCGTGATGGTAGTGAAAGAGTATCTGCCGCTTTATTACCCTTTGACGTCAAAGAAAATCATGGGTTTCTTTGATAAAAACGGGCAGCGCCGCAATCTGCTGGCTAATCATAACGATCGGCAGCATATTCGTTATCCTTTACGGGAGCTGGTGATTAACCCGCAAAATAAAAAACCGGCTAACATTATGTTTATTGTGGTCGACTCCTGGCGTTTCGATACCTTTAATGAAGCAGTCTCTCCGAATACCTGGAACTTTGTTAAGCAGCATAACGGCGTCGCTTTTAATAATCATTACTCCACCGGTAACGCCACCCGAACCGGTATCTTTGGTCTGTTTTACGGCATCCCCGGCACCTGGTGGCAACCCTTTCTGAATAACAGCATTCCGTCGCTATTTGTCACGACCATGCAGAAAGAGGATTACAACATCGGGATATTCACCTCCGCCAAAGTGACCTTCCCGGAATTCGACCGCACGGCTTTCGCCACTATTAAAAACCTGCGAATCAATAGCGAAGGCAAGAGCACGCCAGAGCGCGACGCCCGCCTGACCGAAGACTGGCGCGAATGGTACCAGAAACGCGACGCCAGCCGTCCGACCTTTTCATTCCTGTTTTATGATTCGGCGCACGCCTATGATTTCCCGAAGGATGAGCCGCTGAAGTTCGGCCCGGTTAGCGACCTGAACTATATGACGCTGAAGAACGATACCGACCCAACGCCGCTGTTCAACCGCTACAAGCAGAGCGTGTATTACATCGACAGGCTATTACAACAAGTCTACGACCAGCTTGCCGCCTCTGGCGATCTGGACGATACGCTGATTATCCTGACCGGCGATCACGCCCAGGAGATGAACGACAATAAAATGGGGTTCTGGGGTCATAACGGCAACTTTACCGATGCCCAGACCAAAGTGCCCTTTATTATCGTCGGCGCGAAAAATGACCGCTGGCTGCGGGAAAACGCCGGTAAGCTCACCAGCCACGAAGATGTGGTGCCGTCGCTGATGAAGCACTATCTGCATGTCGACAACGATACCCGCGACTATGCCACCGGCTACGATCTGTTCAGCCAGATGCCGGATCGTAAGTGGCTGCTGATGTCCAGCTACAGCGCTTATGCCATACGC
- the ppa gene encoding inorganic diphosphatase: MSLNNVPAGKDLPEDIYVIIEIPANADPIKYEVDKESGALFVDRFMSTAMFYPCNYGYINHTLSLDGDPVDVLVPTPYPLQPGSVIRCRPVGVLKMTDESGEDAKLVAVPHTKLSKEYDHIKDVNDLPELLKAQITHFFEHYKDLEKGKWVKVDGWDNVEAAKAEIVSSFERAAKK, encoded by the coding sequence ATGAGCTTAAACAACGTTCCCGCGGGCAAAGATCTGCCGGAAGACATCTACGTCATCATCGAAATTCCGGCCAACGCCGACCCCATTAAATACGAAGTGGATAAAGAGAGCGGCGCCCTGTTTGTGGACCGTTTCATGTCCACCGCAATGTTCTATCCGTGCAACTACGGCTACATCAACCACACGCTTTCTCTGGATGGCGACCCGGTAGACGTGCTGGTCCCGACGCCGTATCCGCTGCAGCCGGGCTCCGTGATCCGCTGCCGTCCGGTTGGCGTTCTGAAAATGACCGACGAATCCGGTGAAGATGCCAAACTGGTTGCCGTACCGCACACCAAACTGAGCAAAGAGTACGATCACATCAAAGATGTGAACGACCTTCCGGAACTGCTGAAAGCGCAGATCACCCACTTCTTCGAGCACTACAAAGATCTGGAAAAAGGCAAGTGGGTGAAAGTAGACGGTTGGGACAACGTCGAAGCCGCGAAAGCCGAGATCGTCTCTTCTTTCGAGCGCGCCGCGAAGAAATAA
- the ytfQ gene encoding galactofuranose ABC transporter, galactofuranose-binding protein YtfQ, whose product MWKRLLLVTAVSAAMSSMALASSLTVGFSQVGSESGWRAAETNVAKTEAQKRGITLKIADGQQKQENQIKAVRSFIAQGVDAIFIAPVVATGWEPVLKEAKDAEIPVILLDRSIDVKDPSLYMTTVTADNVLEGRMIGDWLVKQVNGKPCNVVELQGTVGASVAIDRKKGFAEAIGQAPGIKIVRSQSGDFTRTKGKEVMESFIKAENNGKDICMVYAHNDDMAIGAIQAIKEAGLKPGKDILIGSVDGVPDIYKAMIDGEANASVELTPDMAGPAFDALEKFKKDGTLPEKMTMTKSTLYLPDTAKEELEKKKNMGY is encoded by the coding sequence ATGTGGAAGCGTTTACTTCTTGTGACGGCCGTTTCAGCAGCCATGTCGTCTATGGCGTTAGCCTCTTCTTTAACCGTAGGATTCTCGCAGGTCGGGTCGGAATCCGGCTGGCGAGCGGCAGAAACCAACGTGGCGAAAACTGAAGCGCAGAAGCGCGGTATTACCCTGAAAATCGCCGATGGTCAGCAAAAGCAGGAAAACCAGATCAAGGCCGTACGTTCGTTCATTGCGCAGGGGGTGGATGCTATCTTTATCGCGCCTGTCGTCGCAACTGGCTGGGAACCGGTATTAAAAGAGGCGAAAGACGCGGAAATACCGGTCATTCTGCTCGACCGTTCCATCGATGTGAAAGACCCCTCGCTCTATATGACCACGGTGACGGCGGACAACGTTCTGGAAGGCCGAATGATTGGCGACTGGCTGGTAAAACAGGTCAACGGCAAGCCGTGTAACGTTGTTGAATTACAGGGCACCGTCGGGGCCAGCGTAGCTATCGACCGTAAGAAGGGCTTCGCAGAGGCTATCGGCCAGGCTCCCGGTATCAAAATCGTTCGCTCCCAGTCCGGCGACTTTACCCGCACCAAAGGTAAAGAGGTGATGGAAAGCTTTATCAAAGCGGAAAACAACGGCAAAGACATCTGCATGGTATATGCCCATAACGATGATATGGCGATCGGCGCCATCCAGGCCATCAAAGAGGCGGGTCTGAAGCCGGGCAAAGATATTCTGATTGGCTCGGTCGACGGCGTACCGGATATCTATAAAGCGATGATCGACGGCGAAGCAAACGCCAGCGTGGAGTTGACGCCAGACATGGCAGGCCCGGCGTTCGATGCGCTGGAGAAGTTCAAAAAAGATGGCACCCTGCCAGAAAAGATGACCATGACAAAGTCTACCCTCTACCTGCCGGATACCGCGAAAGAGGAGTTAGAGAAGAAGAAAAATATGGGTTACTAA
- a CDS encoding sugar ABC transporter ATP-binding protein: MTQPHQALLRTEGLSKSFPGVKALDNVDFSLNRGEIMALLGENGAGKSTLIKALTGVYQPDRGTIWLDDVAISPKNTAHAQKLGIGTVYQEVNLLPNMSVADNLFIGREPRRFGLLRRKEMETRATELMASYGFSLDVREPLHRFSVAMQQIVAICRAVSLSASVLILDEPTASLDAQEVERLFTLMRQLRDRGISLIFVTHFLDQVYAVSDRITVLRNGGFVGCRETRSLPKIELVKMMLGRDLMDNALRRAGRTQLSDKPVAVFKNYGRKGTVAPFDLAVRPGEIVGLAGLLGSGRTETAEVIFGIKPADSGSVQIKGKPQVLRSPWQASCQGIGFCPEDRKTDGIIAAASVRENIMLALQAQRGWLRPISRKEQNAIAQRFIRQLGIRTPNAEQPVEFLSGGNQQKVLLSRWLLTKPRFLILDEPTRGIDVGAHAEIIRLVESLCADGLALLVISSELEELVGYADRVIIMRDRQQVAEIPLHELSVPAIMTAIAA, encoded by the coding sequence ATGACTCAACCACACCAGGCACTCCTTCGTACCGAAGGCCTTAGCAAATCCTTTCCCGGCGTAAAGGCACTGGATAACGTCGATTTTTCCCTGAATCGCGGCGAGATTATGGCGCTGCTGGGAGAAAACGGCGCCGGGAAGTCGACGCTAATCAAAGCGCTAACCGGCGTGTATCAACCCGATCGCGGTACCATCTGGCTGGATGATGTCGCGATTTCACCGAAAAACACCGCCCACGCGCAGAAATTAGGGATCGGCACGGTGTATCAGGAAGTGAATCTGCTACCGAATATGTCGGTGGCGGATAATCTGTTTATTGGCCGCGAGCCCCGCCGCTTTGGTCTGCTCAGGCGCAAAGAAATGGAGACGCGCGCCACCGAGCTTATGGCCTCTTATGGCTTTTCACTCGATGTCCGCGAGCCGCTGCACCGGTTTTCTGTCGCGATGCAGCAGATAGTCGCCATTTGTCGTGCGGTCTCCCTTTCCGCCAGCGTGCTGATCCTGGATGAACCTACGGCGAGTCTGGATGCGCAAGAAGTGGAACGGCTGTTTACGCTGATGCGCCAGCTGCGCGATCGCGGCATTAGCCTGATCTTCGTGACGCACTTCCTGGACCAGGTTTACGCAGTCAGCGATCGCATTACCGTGTTGCGCAACGGTGGCTTTGTGGGCTGTCGCGAAACCCGCTCTCTCCCGAAAATCGAGCTGGTAAAAATGATGCTGGGGCGCGATCTGATGGACAACGCCTTACGGCGTGCGGGCCGCACCCAACTGAGCGATAAACCCGTTGCGGTGTTTAAAAATTATGGCCGGAAAGGGACGGTCGCTCCCTTCGATCTGGCGGTTCGTCCCGGTGAGATTGTCGGCCTGGCGGGACTTTTGGGCTCCGGGCGAACCGAAACGGCAGAAGTGATCTTCGGCATTAAGCCTGCGGACAGCGGCAGCGTGCAGATCAAAGGCAAGCCGCAGGTACTGCGGTCGCCCTGGCAGGCCTCCTGCCAGGGGATCGGCTTTTGCCCGGAAGACAGAAAAACCGACGGCATTATCGCCGCTGCGTCGGTGCGCGAGAATATTATGCTGGCGCTCCAGGCCCAGCGTGGCTGGCTGAGGCCTATCTCCCGCAAAGAACAGAATGCGATTGCGCAGCGTTTTATACGCCAGCTTGGCATTCGCACGCCAAACGCCGAACAGCCGGTGGAGTTTCTGTCGGGGGGCAATCAGCAGAAGGTGTTGCTGTCGCGCTGGCTGCTGACCAAACCTCGCTTCCTGATACTCGACGAGCCAACCCGCGGCATTGATGTTGGCGCTCATGCGGAAATTATCCGGCTGGTGGAGTCGCTCTGTGCCGACGGCCTGGCGCTGCTGGTGATCTCTTCCGAGCTGGAAGAGCTGGTCGGTTATGCCGATCGCGTCATCATTATGCGTGACAGGCAACAGGTGGCAGAAATTCCGCTGCATGAGCTGTCGGTTCCCGCCATCATGACGGCCATTGCGGCATAA
- the ytfT gene encoding galactofuranose ABC transporter, ATP-binding protein YtfT: MMGSTIPQTGQRKRRFNWPTGTPQILALLLILAVDSLVAPHFFQIVLQDGRLFGSPIDILNRAAPVALLAIGMTLVIATGGIDLSVGAVMAIAGATAASMTVAGYPLSVVLLAALGSGVLAGLWNGILVAVLKIQPFVATLILMVAGRGVAQLITSGQIVTFNDPSLAWLGSGSLLLFPVPVIITLVTLLLFWLLTRKTALGMFIEAVGINIRAAKNAGVKTRTMVILAYVLSGLCAAIAGVIVAADIRGADANNAGLWLEMDAILAVVIGGGSLMGGRFNMALSVVGALIIQSMNTGILLSGFPPELNLVVKAVVVLCVLIVQSPRFINLIKKGRANDKT; this comes from the coding sequence GTGATGGGTTCGACGATACCTCAAACCGGGCAGCGGAAGCGGCGCTTCAACTGGCCCACAGGCACGCCGCAAATTCTGGCGCTATTGCTGATTCTGGCGGTGGATAGCCTTGTGGCGCCGCACTTTTTCCAGATTGTCTTACAGGATGGCCGCCTGTTTGGCAGCCCGATAGATATCCTTAACCGTGCGGCGCCGGTGGCGCTGCTGGCTATTGGAATGACGCTGGTGATCGCCACGGGCGGTATCGATCTTTCCGTTGGCGCGGTGATGGCCATTGCTGGCGCCACGGCGGCCTCAATGACGGTGGCCGGATATCCCCTTTCCGTGGTGTTACTGGCGGCGCTGGGCTCTGGCGTACTGGCGGGCTTGTGGAACGGCATTCTGGTGGCGGTCCTTAAAATCCAACCGTTCGTTGCGACGCTTATCTTAATGGTCGCCGGGCGCGGGGTGGCGCAGTTGATCACCTCCGGCCAGATCGTCACCTTCAACGATCCCAGCCTGGCGTGGCTGGGTAGCGGCTCGCTGCTGCTATTCCCTGTGCCGGTCATTATCACGCTGGTCACGCTACTGCTGTTCTGGCTGCTTACGCGTAAAACGGCGCTGGGGATGTTTATTGAAGCGGTGGGGATTAATATCCGGGCGGCCAAAAATGCCGGGGTGAAAACCCGAACTATGGTGATTCTGGCCTATGTTCTGAGCGGTCTCTGTGCGGCGATCGCGGGTGTTATCGTAGCGGCGGATATTCGCGGCGCGGATGCCAATAATGCCGGATTATGGCTGGAAATGGACGCGATTCTGGCGGTGGTTATCGGCGGTGGTTCGCTGATGGGCGGGCGCTTTAATATGGCGCTATCGGTGGTTGGGGCGCTGATTATTCAGAGTATGAATACCGGTATCCTGCTGTCCGGTTTTCCACCGGAACTTAACCTGGTCGTGAAAGCCGTGGTAGTACTTTGCGTGCTGATTGTTCAGTCGCCGCGCTTTATCAATCTGATTAAGAAGGGGCGCGCTAATGATAAAACGTAA
- the yjfF gene encoding galactofuranose ABC transporter, permease protein YjfF, which translates to MIKRNLPLTITLGVFVLGYLYCLTQFPGFATTRVICNILTDNAFLGIIAVGMTFVILSGGIDLSVGSVIAFTGVFLAKVIGTWGLSPWLAFSLVLIMGCAFGAFMGLLIDALKIPAFIITLAGMFFLRGVSYLVSEASTPINHPVYDMLSSLAWKIPGGGRLSAMGLLMLAVVVIGIFLAHRTRFGNQVYAIGGNATSANLMGISTRATTIRIYMLSTGLATLAGIVFSIYTQAGYALAGVGVELDAIASVVIGGTLLSGGVGTVLGTLFGVAILGLIQTYINFDGTLSSWWTKIAIGILLFVFIALQRGLTVLWENRQSSPVTRTTAE; encoded by the coding sequence ATGATAAAACGTAATTTGCCGTTAACGATAACCCTGGGCGTGTTTGTTCTGGGCTATCTCTACTGCCTGACGCAATTTCCAGGCTTTGCCACGACGCGGGTTATCTGCAATATACTGACGGATAACGCTTTTCTTGGAATTATCGCTGTCGGAATGACCTTTGTGATTCTGTCCGGCGGTATCGATCTCTCTGTGGGATCGGTGATCGCTTTTACCGGCGTCTTTCTGGCTAAGGTGATTGGTACCTGGGGGTTATCGCCATGGTTGGCTTTTTCACTGGTGCTGATCATGGGCTGCGCCTTCGGGGCCTTTATGGGGCTGTTGATCGATGCGCTGAAGATCCCGGCATTTATCATCACCCTGGCCGGCATGTTCTTCCTGCGCGGCGTCAGCTATCTGGTTTCTGAAGCCTCGACCCCCATTAATCATCCCGTCTACGATATGCTCTCCAGTCTGGCATGGAAGATTCCCGGCGGCGGGAGACTCAGCGCCATGGGGCTGCTGATGCTGGCCGTGGTGGTTATCGGTATTTTTCTTGCCCACCGTACCCGCTTTGGTAACCAGGTCTACGCGATCGGCGGAAATGCAACCTCGGCAAATCTGATGGGGATCTCAACGCGTGCCACCACCATCCGCATCTATATGCTTTCTACCGGACTGGCGACGCTGGCGGGGATTGTCTTTTCCATTTATACCCAGGCCGGTTATGCGCTGGCGGGCGTCGGGGTAGAGCTGGATGCCATCGCGTCGGTGGTGATTGGCGGTACGCTACTGAGCGGTGGGGTTGGCACCGTGCTGGGCACGTTATTCGGGGTGGCGATTCTGGGGCTGATTCAAACCTATATTAACTTCGACGGCACGCTCAGCTCCTGGTGGACGAAAATCGCCATCGGCATTCTACTGTTTGTGTTTATCGCTCTTCAGCGCGGGTTGACCGTACTGTGGGAAAACCGTCAGAGTTCGCCGGTGACGCGAACCACGGCGGAGTGA
- the fbp gene encoding class 1 fructose-bisphosphatase, whose protein sequence is MKTLGEFIVEKQHEFPHATGELTALISAIKLGAKIIHRDINKAGLVDILGASGAENVQGEVQQKLDLFANEKLKAALKARDIVAGIASEEEDEIVVFEGCEHAKYVVLMDPLDGSSNIDVNVSVGTIFSIYSRVTPVGTPVTEEDFLQPGSRQVAAGYVVYGSSTMLVYTTGCGVHAFTYDPSLGVFCVSQERMRFPEKGNTYSINEGNYIKFPMGVKKYIKFCQEEDKATQRPYTSRYIGSLVADFHRNLLKGGIYLYPSTASHPQGKLRLLYECNPMAFLAEQAGGKASDGKERILDIIPDSLHQRRPFFVGNTHMVDDVERFIREFPDD, encoded by the coding sequence ATGAAGACGTTAGGTGAATTTATTGTTGAGAAGCAGCATGAGTTTCCTCATGCAACCGGTGAGCTGACCGCGCTGATCTCAGCGATAAAACTCGGCGCTAAAATTATCCATCGCGATATCAACAAAGCCGGACTGGTTGATATTCTGGGAGCCAGCGGCGCCGAAAACGTTCAGGGCGAAGTGCAGCAGAAGCTCGACCTGTTCGCCAATGAAAAACTGAAGGCCGCGCTGAAGGCCCGCGACATCGTGGCGGGTATCGCCTCTGAAGAAGAGGACGAAATCGTGGTGTTCGAAGGTTGCGAGCACGCGAAATACGTGGTATTGATGGATCCGCTGGACGGCTCTTCCAATATCGATGTTAACGTCTCCGTCGGCACCATCTTCTCTATCTACAGCCGCGTAACGCCGGTCGGCACGCCGGTTACCGAAGAGGACTTCCTGCAGCCGGGCAGCCGCCAGGTCGCAGCGGGCTATGTGGTTTACGGCTCATCCACCATGCTGGTCTATACCACCGGCTGCGGCGTCCACGCCTTCACCTACGATCCCTCCCTTGGCGTCTTCTGCGTCAGCCAGGAGCGCATGCGCTTCCCGGAAAAAGGCAACACATACTCCATCAACGAAGGGAACTACATTAAATTCCCGATGGGGGTGAAGAAGTACATCAAGTTCTGCCAGGAAGAAGATAAAGCGACCCAGCGCCCTTACACCTCGCGCTATATCGGTTCGCTGGTAGCCGACTTCCACCGTAACCTGCTGAAAGGCGGTATTTATCTCTACCCCAGCACCGCCAGCCACCCTCAGGGCAAGCTGCGCCTGCTGTATGAGTGCAACCCAATGGCCTTCCTGGCCGAGCAGGCGGGCGGTAAGGCCAGCGATGGCAAAGAGCGCATCCTGGATATTATTCCGGATAGCCTGCATCAGCGTCGCCCGTTCTTTGTCGGCAACACCCATATGGTGGATGACGTCGAGCGTTTTATTCGCGAATTCCCCGACGATTAA
- the mpl gene encoding UDP-N-acetylmuramate:L-alanyl-gamma-D-glutamyl-meso-diaminopimelate ligase, giving the protein MRIHILGICGTFMGGLAMLARSLGHEVTGSDDNVYPPMSTLLEQQGIELTEGYDPAQLEPRPDMVIIGNAMTRGNPCVEAVLEQGIPYMSGPQWLHDFVLRDRWVVAVAGTHGKTTTAGMVTWILESCGYQPGFVIGGVPGNFDVSARLGGSPFFVIEADEYDCAFFDKRSKFVHYCPRTLILNNLEFDHADIFDDLRAIQKQFHHLVRIVPGQGRIIWPESDANLKQVLGMGCWSEQEQVGEQGHWQAKKVSQDASHWEVWLDGERVGEVNWQLVGEHNMHNGLMAIAAARHVGVAPDEAGRALGSFINARRRLEVRGEANGVTVYDDFAHHPTAILATLAALRGKVGGTARILAVLEPRSNTMKMGVSKDDLAPSLGRADEVFLYQPHHIPWQVSEVADACIQPAHWSADVDALVEMVVKSAQPGDYILVMSNGGFGGIHQKLLDALDAKAQQA; this is encoded by the coding sequence ATGCGCATTCATATTCTGGGGATTTGCGGCACCTTCATGGGCGGGCTGGCGATGCTGGCACGCTCGCTGGGCCATGAGGTCACCGGCTCGGACGACAATGTCTATCCGCCGATGAGCACACTGCTGGAACAGCAGGGAATTGAGTTAACCGAGGGCTATGACCCCGCGCAGCTGGAGCCGCGCCCGGACATGGTGATTATCGGTAACGCGATGACACGCGGTAACCCCTGCGTGGAAGCGGTACTGGAACAGGGCATTCCCTATATGTCCGGCCCCCAGTGGCTGCACGACTTCGTGCTGCGCGACCGCTGGGTTGTGGCAGTGGCCGGTACTCACGGCAAGACCACCACGGCGGGCATGGTCACCTGGATTCTGGAATCCTGCGGCTATCAGCCAGGCTTTGTCATCGGCGGCGTTCCCGGCAACTTCGATGTGTCGGCGCGGCTGGGCGGCAGCCCGTTCTTTGTGATTGAAGCGGATGAATATGACTGCGCATTCTTCGACAAGCGTTCCAAGTTTGTCCACTACTGTCCGCGCACGCTGATTCTTAATAACCTTGAGTTCGATCACGCCGATATCTTCGACGATCTGCGGGCCATCCAGAAGCAGTTCCATCATCTGGTGCGTATTGTACCGGGACAGGGGCGGATTATCTGGCCGGAAAGCGACGCCAACCTGAAACAGGTACTGGGTATGGGCTGCTGGAGCGAACAGGAGCAGGTGGGTGAACAGGGCCACTGGCAGGCGAAGAAGGTGAGCCAGGATGCTTCCCACTGGGAAGTGTGGCTGGACGGCGAGCGCGTCGGCGAAGTGAACTGGCAGCTGGTGGGCGAGCATAATATGCATAACGGCCTGATGGCGATTGCCGCGGCGCGTCACGTGGGCGTCGCGCCGGATGAAGCCGGCCGCGCCCTGGGCAGCTTTATTAACGCCCGTCGTCGCCTGGAAGTACGCGGTGAAGCGAATGGCGTCACGGTTTATGACGACTTCGCCCATCATCCGACGGCCATTCTGGCTACTCTGGCGGCGCTGCGTGGCAAGGTGGGCGGTACCGCACGCATCCTGGCGGTGCTGGAGCCGCGATCCAATACCATGAAGATGGGCGTGAGCAAGGACGATCTGGCCCCTTCACTGGGCCGTGCCGACGAAGTCTTTCTGTATCAGCCGCACCACATCCCGTGGCAGGTTTCCGAAGTGGCGGATGCCTGCATCCAGCCTGCGCACTGGAGCGCTGACGTTGATGCGTTGGTGGAGATGGTGGTGAAAAGCGCCCAGCCGGGCGATTACATTCTGGTGATGAGCAACGGCGGTTTTGGCGGCATCCATCAGAAGCTGCTGGATGCCCTGGACGCCAAAGCGCAGCAGGCGTAA
- the yjgA gene encoding ribosome biogenesis factor YjgA: MTKQHEEEWLDDVPGDENDDDDEIIWVSKSEIKRDAEELKRLGAEMVDLGKNALDKIPLDDELRDAIELAQRIKKEGRRRQLQLIGKMLRSRDVDPIRQALDKLKNRHNQQVALFHKLEALRDRLVDEGDEAMTEVLNLWPHADRQQLRTLIRNAKKEKAANKPPKASRQIFQYLRELAEE, encoded by the coding sequence ATGACGAAACAGCATGAAGAAGAGTGGCTCGACGATGTGCCCGGCGACGAGAATGACGATGACGACGAGATAATCTGGGTCAGCAAAAGCGAAATTAAGCGCGACGCCGAAGAGCTGAAACGTCTGGGCGCCGAGATGGTCGACCTGGGGAAAAACGCCCTGGATAAGATCCCACTGGACGATGAGTTGCGCGACGCCATTGAACTGGCCCAGCGGATTAAGAAAGAGGGCCGCCGCCGCCAGCTACAGCTGATAGGTAAGATGCTGCGCAGCCGCGATGTGGACCCCATCCGTCAGGCGCTGGATAAACTGAAAAACCGCCATAACCAGCAGGTGGCGCTGTTCCACAAGCTGGAAGCGTTGCGCGACAGGCTGGTGGATGAAGGCGACGAGGCCATGACCGAGGTGCTGAATCTGTGGCCCCATGCGGACCGTCAACAGTTGCGTACGCTTATCCGCAACGCGAAGAAAGAGAAAGCGGCCAACAAGCCGCCGAAGGCGTCTCGCCAGATTTTCCAGTATCTGCGGGAACTGGCAGAGGAATAG